In Cicer arietinum cultivar CDC Frontier isolate Library 1 unplaced genomic scaffold, Cicar.CDCFrontier_v2.0 Ca_scaffold_5788_v2.0, whole genome shotgun sequence, the genomic window agaTGATTCTGGAGTTAACATtgacttttaattttataaaattccctTTTGCTTGTTGTTGCACaagatagaaataaaaaaatacaattctcaTTGTTTATgcacttgtggaaggtgagacaagGGGTGCTTGGagcttttttttgaaaaatctaagaaggtatgtaacacctcaagtcgatgtttgtttgatttcagatagacacgaatCCATTAACAAtgcttataataatccaaataatggtTGGCATTATCCTCCGTCAACACATGTGTATTGCATCTGacacattgcacaaaatttcatgagagAGTTCAAAGACAAGGAACTTCAAAGAAAACTTGTTTGTATGGGTAATGATCTAATTCTTAGTAGATTTTCCATTTATCACTTtatcatatttgataatttttacatcatttcTAACAGGATATGCATTAAATGAGCCATCATTCAAGTATTATCGCAATGAAATCAAGATGGCAAATCCAGAGGCTTTAAGATGGATCGATAATATCTCCTCATAACAATGGACTATGGCTTATTCTCAAGGTCGACGATggggacacatgacaacaaacGTTTCCGAGTCCATCAACGCAGTGCTCAAGGGTACACGCAATCTCCCAATCACTGCTTTGGTACAATCAACATACTATAGATTGGGAGTTTTATATGCAGAAAGGGGACAACAACATCAGGCATCATTAGCTTatggtcgagtatacacagaCGATTGCATAGACAATATTAAATGTGAAGTTGGTAAATCTAATACTCACCAAGTCATGCAGTTAGACCGAAATCATTATTCTTTCATGGTGCATGAAACAATAAACCCAACAAAGGtacgaccaattggtcattttaaAGTCAACATTCAAAGAAAATGGTGGGATTGTGGAAAATTTCAGGCTATACTTGttccttgttcacatgtcatagtTGCATGTTCTTATActcgtcaaaactatttagtgctTCTACCTGACGTGTACaaggttgttaatgtatttaacatctACAAAGAAGAGTTTCCACTTATACCTAATGAAGGATATTGGTCCACATATGAAGGTGAAACATTGTATCACAATCCTCAAATGCGGAGAATTAAAAAAGGTCGTCCAAATAGTACCCGtattagaactgaaatggaCGTTAAAGAAAAAGTACCGAGAAAATGTGGATTATGTCGATTAACTGGCcatactcgaaaacattgtccaaatgttacagCCAGCTCTAGTCAATTATCATAATTTCTATTTGTGtagttttattgtaatttaaatttgctatcctaatttctatttgtctagtcaattaatatatatatatatatatatatatatatatatctatatatatatatatatatatatatatatatatatattatttttgttatttcaataaaaattaaaaaaaatttgaaataaatgtattttttttcaaacctTTGAGAAATCGGAATTTCGAACTTGggcttcctaaaattttatcgtaatttaaaatttctatttatctattcttatgaattattttaattatatatattacttttgttatttcaataaaaattgaattttttttttaaaaaaaacctttgGGAAATCGGCATTTCGAACTTGGACTTCCTAAATTTATCgtagtttaaaatttttatttatctattttttatgaattatgttaattatatatatatctatatatatatagatattacttttgttatttcaataaaaattgaaataattttttttttaaaataaaccttTGAGAAATCGGCATTTCGAACttgaatttcttaaaattttatcgtaatttaaaatttttatttatctatttttataaattatattatacatatattacttttgttatttcaataaaaattgaattagattttttttaaaaaaaaaacctttgagAAATGCCCATTTAGAACTtggatttactaaaaaaaattggtaatttaaaatttctatttatttatttttatgtatttttataaattatattaattaattatatatataattccattaaaaattaaattcaaaaattgaattttttttaaatcatgtgGGAAGTCACCACTtggacttccttaaggaagtcgccattccaaatagCGACTTAtaactaaaagtaaaaaaaagtattttggtatattttttcaaaagggAGTAGTTTTTggtgtttttttcttttcaaaatagggttatttcaataaaaaaaaccataatttaTACAATGTCATAtcttatttaaaatgtttttttttactctcttGGTATTGTCGGCAATCATGCAATTATTAAAACATTGACTTTACCttaattttgaaacataaaagttaattgaaattttaaaataaatataatttatttacaagagtATTTTTGCgacttatatataatatatatttatttacattatagcaaataaaatataattatttggttactcgtgatttttttaaaaaaattaattatttatttagtagtgtcaattgataattttaaatataaaattttttcattacttatttaatttttttagtattttttttttgttaatttataatatttaaaatattaataagttaacttaaaaaaactaatatgtaattgttcacaatgataattttgctatttaaatataatatatattatatcatgtcATGATGAGATGTGTACCaaatacatgacaaaataaaacgTTATCTTGTCGATTATCATGTGTGTATCAAATAAATGATATGATAATGTTTATCATATCATTTTTCTATATTATCATTATTCAGCTTTATATTTTATCACATCTCTATCTTATCATGCGCATCAAATACACATTTAAGATATTGTGATCTACATTGATTCGATAACACtctgttaaataaatatttttcaagattAGTCGTTGGATACTACTATCATATAGATcaataaattttgacattaatatataattatttattatgtcATCATGATGTATCAAAATTAACTTATATACAATTACACTATTAACTTTGATTTTAGCGCATCATGATGACGTCGGAAATGATAAAAGTTTGTAATCCAACGacgaattttgaaaatatttatttgacatgaTGTTATTGAATGAGTGTAATTCTTTGGATGTTATTTGATGTCttcctaatatatatatatatatatatatatatatatatatatatatatatatatatatatattcataccAAATATTGTCTCTTGTAGAATGAGAAACACAAAAAAtaggagtttgaattgtgttttattttaaaagtgttttaaaaagattaaaacaaaatgatgaaaaccGAAATGTTGAAACAAAAACACATAACAATACACTCAATATATTCTGGTTCATCACCAATACGGTAACTACGTTCAATCCCTTCAAACTAAAGGATTTAACCCACTAATTCACCAACTAAATCACATTTCCACGTAACACTCACTAGTCAATCTCACTGTGTTGAAGTATTCTCAATTTTCTAGCTTAGTACAGTTAAGCTGTTGAGGGATGCAACAATTATTAGGCTAGGTTATAGAAGAATAAGTTTAAGGGTTTTTTGAATACTCACACAAAAAGGTGTTTACAATGTTGTACTCTCAAAAGTATTTCACAACACTTAgacaaaacaaataattaagagCAAGAGCGCAGAGACAGTTGTATCATGCTTATTGTAGCGTGTTGTTGTATTTTATTCAATGAGAGTTGCACGTCCTTGTACAAAGACCTTTAGGGTTTCTAGTTTGTGTCttgattgcaagaaatcaatATGTCTCATGAAGGTTCATATCAAATATTTCAAGAGTGATTTCCTATTAAACCTTGTCCAAAATTATCcttgtaattaattttgtatatcttGATTCAGAGACAAAAATATCAGAGGATGTCATGATTTGTCTCATAGATCATTCAGATAGATAACAGATTCAACGCGTTGAGTAAATTATGCACAAATTTGTCTTCTTTAGGACATTGCCTTTTCAAAGCATTGACTTTTTAGAGTGATGACTTTTCATCATAACATTGACTATTAAAATATTGacttttcatcaaaacattgaCTATTAAATAGAGTTAGATGGTTAAATGCTAGATGCAGTTATTAGAGGCAACTAATCACTTGCTTGTCACACTTATCAGAGTCAGACGATCACTTACTTTTTCAAAGGCAGAGTGATCAGATGCTTGTTGTAGTTGTCAGAGGCAAACTAATCAGAGGACTGTTGCAATAACAGAATCACCAGATGCGCATTTCAAAGTGTGTTTATCAGactcaaaatacaaatttcaaagTGAAGTCTTGATATTCCTTTTAACTTATATCAAACTTCAGAGGATGCAATGTAAACTCATATAGAATAATTTAATCTACAcactaaacaaaatattattgctttaaattattttcacattatcatcaaaataagtaaGAAACATAGTTCTTTAGACCAACTTGGTCCTAACACCTTTGTCTTGGTCCTAACACCTTTGTCTTTATATATAAGGTCATCTTGAGAAAATCAAGAGAATTAAGAAAGTGGGTAgttgtattaattttgttaagaattgatatttgttttacaagtttacccttgaagagagagagaattcattatttcatattatagtttattttattcatttatattatcatatttattattgattttagaaaaaaaaatgtaagttaattattat contains:
- the LOC140919193 gene encoding uncharacterized protein; translation: MAYSQGRRWGHMTTNVSESINAVLKGTRNLPITALVQSTYYRLGVLYAERGQQHQASLAYGRVYTDDCIDNIKCEVGKSNTHQVMQLDRNHYSFMVHETINPTKVRPIGHFKVNIQRKWWDCGKFQAILVPCSHVIVACSYTRQNYLVLLPDVYKVVNVFNIYKEEFPLIPNEGYWSTYEGETLYHNPQMRRIKKGRPNSTRIRTEMDVKEKVPRKCGLCRLTGHTRKHCPNVTASSSQLS